A single region of the Legionella oakridgensis ATCC 33761 = DSM 21215 genome encodes:
- a CDS encoding MFS transporter, whose amino-acid sequence MMVGRLVQAIAVGILQILSKSMISSSSERTTFFVIYCIFVSFSPTIAMLATSLILYFFSWQASFVFLLILSVFVLGIGVYGMDKNTAQPLSEKHGKIRLKTYLILLKETGFIPLILSYSTVNAVSAPFYVTITYTLVHVLHYQPHVIGLISAVFTVVGVIGTSLSLLVEKTSYKRHVMNIGFGLSFLGCFLLFLCAVFFPPSILAFVLPLAWYILGSNFFYAKFNTYIIEQFEHVSKNIALSSMAIGTAAVSSLATFICSFHGHETIMKTAFLMFGMVVLSIGFYWHAVTRMKKNKQ is encoded by the coding sequence CAGATTTTATCGAAAAGCATGATTTCTTCCAGCTCTGAACGTACGACTTTCTTTGTTATTTATTGTATTTTTGTGAGCTTCTCTCCCACCATTGCCATGTTAGCTACCAGTTTAATTCTGTATTTTTTTTCATGGCAAGCCAGTTTTGTTTTTTTACTTATTTTATCCGTGTTTGTCCTTGGGATTGGTGTGTATGGCATGGACAAGAATACGGCACAACCACTATCAGAAAAACATGGAAAAATACGTTTAAAAACGTACTTGATATTACTCAAAGAAACAGGATTCATTCCTCTTATTTTAAGCTATAGTACTGTGAATGCTGTTTCTGCACCGTTTTATGTCACTATTACCTATACATTAGTGCATGTTTTACATTATCAGCCACACGTCATTGGTTTAATCAGCGCCGTCTTCACAGTGGTTGGTGTTATTGGAACCTCCCTCAGTTTATTGGTAGAAAAAACCTCCTACAAACGTCATGTCATGAATATCGGTTTCGGATTATCGTTCCTGGGTTGCTTTTTACTATTTCTTTGTGCCGTTTTTTTCCCACCATCCATCCTGGCTTTTGTGCTCCCTCTTGCGTGGTATATTTTAGGGTCTAACTTTTTTTACGCTAAATTCAACACTTACATCATAGAACAGTTTGAACACGTCAGTAAAAATATTGCATTATCTTCCATGGCGATTGGCACTGCGGCTGTAAGTTCGTTGGCAACGTTCATCTGTTCTTTTCATGGACATGAAACCATCATGAAAACAGCTTTTCTAATGTTCGGTATGGTGGTTTTGTCCATAGGATTTTATTGGCATGCAGTGACCAGAATGAAGAAAAATAAACAATAA